The window AAAACGTTTACCATAAGTCACGTAAACAGTCCTAAACCTATTTCGGAAACGATCTCCTTCATCATTGATAATCTTCTCTGTAACGCCGGTTTGTCCTAAACTTATGATGCCGTTATTTTTCAATAAATATGATGCTTGTATACCTGCTATGTGAGGTTTTACACCATTTATATTATCGAAGAAACTAAAATGTAAAGAAAAACTAAATCTATTGATTTTTCTGTTTAGTATCTTAACAGGTAAATCCAAATGTTTATATTCTTCTAATTTTTTAGCTTCAATACTATCATTTTTTCTAACTCGTTCTTCGCGTTTTTCTTTAATTAGGAGACGTTCATTCTTATTGCGGAATTTGTAATTAAACGCTAGGCCTATCTCTGGTATAGATTCTATGTTATTAAGGTTATAAGCTAGAGTGCTTCCTACTGCAAGCCTTTTAAAAACATCATAATAAACCGTAGTGCTTAACCTGAAATTGATCCCGCTTTCAGCTTGTAAACTGCGTCCTTCTCTTTCTTTTCTAACTTTTATTCTTCCTAAACCTATATCATTATGAATGCGCCATTTTTTGTCAAAAACCGTTGCGTAACCATAAGAGAGACCTATTAAATTATAATTATTACGTGTAAATTGATTATTATTTTCAGTTTTGAAAACGATTTCTAAATAGTCAATTCCTAACAAATGCCTTTTATATGAAAAAGTCCCATTTAGAGATAAAACATCTTTATTGTTTTCTAATCCAAGCCCAACATAAGTAGGAATTACACTAATTGACTCCAACCGAAACTTATGGGTATAACGATCATAAATAGAATCCTTCTGAGCTTGAGTAAAAAACACACATGAAATTGCTAACAGAAAAGTAACAGATGAAAACCTATTCATAATTCAAAATTTGGTTATGTTAAATATAGGCTTGCTTTATACCCAAATATTTGCAAAAAATGTAAGAAATTGAATTCAGTAATTGTAATAAACGCAAGTTCAAATTAAAAACAGTTCTCTACCTTTATAAAATGCAAGAACAATTCATTTCAAAAATTAGGAGTATTCTCAACGAGAATCAATCTGTGACAGAAGAAATAGCTGCTGTATTAGACATAAGTTATGATGCTGCTTATAGACGCGTAACTGGTAAAACAAGCATAAGCCTAGAAGAAAGCGTGACACTTTCAAAGCACTTTAAAATATCGCTAAATAAATTATTTGAAGTAGGCGAGCAAACTTCTATTCTTACTGATGTTTCTCCAGGCATTGAAAACATAGCGCAACTGGAGCAATATTTTAAAACCTCTTTGCAAAATATATTACCACTTACAAATTTGAAGAGCGCGAGCATCACCTATTCTGCTAAGGATATTCCTTTGTTTTATACATTAAGTGATTCTTATTTGACTAAATACAAATGTTATGTATGGCTCAAATTCCTCAATGAAGATGGCAGTATGGAAAAAATGAGTTTTAAAAGCTTTATTGATCAGGCACCACAATCTCTTTTTGATAGTGCCATAAGACTTGGAGAGACCTATAATTATATAGATATCATTGAATTTTGGAATGATAATACTATTAATGGAACCTTACAGCAAATATTCTATTATTATGAAACTGGCTTATTAACTCGAGAACACGCCTTATTAATTTGTAAAGACCTCAAAGACATCATAGATCATGTCGAAAAACAGAGTATACAGCAAACGATCATTAACTCTAAGAATAATGCCAAATACCATTTGTATAAAAGCGATCTCCTCACCATGAGCAATACCATCATGGTCAAGACTAAAAATCAAAAAGTATTTTTCTCGCCTTTTACCGTACTTACCTATTTTAAAGTAGAACACCAGCCTACGTGTAATAAATTGGATCGTTTTTTTGAAAAACAAATGAAGAATTCAAAGCTGTTAGTCAACTCTGGTGAGCGAGATAGAGCACAATTTTTCAATAAAATGCACCTCAAAGTAGAGAGTGTTATAGAACGTATCAATATCAATCAGGATTTAATTTACTTCTAGAAATTCACAATTGATCTGAATATCAACAAAAAATCCACCTCTTTCAAGGTGGATTTTTTATATAAAATGTAAAGGATTCTAGTTGTAAACAGACTCTTTACCGTGGTGAACACAAAGCATGTAATAGATACAAGCACGGTATTTTGCACGCTCACTTTTACCATACTTTTCGATTACTGCTTCTACAGAATCCATTAAATTATCTCCTGAAAGACCTAATTTTTTCTCTAAGTAGTTTTTAACTACGCGTTCCATTTCGCTTTTCTCAGCACTTACAGTTTCGGCATCTTTGTTATAAATAGATGGTCCTAAACCTTTTGTTACTTTTCTAAGCAACTCTTCATCAAGTTTGCCTCCTACTTTGTCTTTGTAAGCTGCGATGTATTTTTCTACTCTTTCGTCAAATTTACTCATAATGTTACTGATCGATTTAAATTAATTAATTAATGATAAATGTATGCCTTAAAAGTAAAGGATTAATTTCTATTTTAAAAATTTAAAGTAATCTAGAAGAACGGTATCATTAGTCCGTCTAGGTGTAAATATTTCTAACAATTGAGGTTGCTTGTTGTTAGATTGTAATTTTTGGTACGCTTTCGCGAAAGCGGACTCTTCACTTATACTTTGATAATTAAAACTATGCATCTTGCAAAGGTGCTTTGCAGTAAGATGATGTTGAGTCTCAAAATAGGTGTCAAACTCCATAGTATCCTTATGACCAGGTAAAATTCTAAAAATTCCACCTCCAGAATTATTGATTACAATAATCTTGAAGTTTTTAGGAATATAATTGTTCCACAAAGCGTTAGAATCGTAGAAAAAACTCAAATCTCCAGTAATTAAAGTAACTGGTTTATTACTAGCAATAGCAGCGCCTATTGCTGTACTAGTACATCCATCGATACCACTTGTACCACGGTTAGAGAATACCACATGCGTAGGATTCATTTGAAATAATTGCGCATAACGTATCGTACTACTATTACCTAACTGTAAAACAATATCATTAGGAAGTTCTTTAAATAGTAATTCAAAGACTTTGAAATCAGACCAAGGCATTTTTTCAAAATAGCGCTCTCTTTTAATCAGGTAATCTTTAAAATGGTCTGTCCAGCGTTTTTGATAATTGCTTTTCACATATTCTTTAGGTAATTGCTCAATCCAGAGTTGAGGCTTTACCTTAATATGACCAGCAAGTTTAAAGAACGTATCATAAGCCTTTCTTTTACCTACGTGAAAATGTACTTTAGTTTCAAAACGTCTTAAGTATTGTTTGATTTTTTTGGAGACGATCATTCCGCCTATGGTAACTACCAGATCTGGTTGCAAGTCCTTAATCTGATCGTCGTGCTTTTCTATAGGTGCAATTAAGGTATCTATTCCCCAAATGATATTTTCATGGACGACGTTACTACTCACCTCGCTCATTACTAAAACACTAGGATCACTAGTTAAAATATCTAGATCTTCCTTTTGAAACACCGGCGGATTCAATGTTGCTAGAATGACTAATTTCCTTTTGGCGTTTTTCCATTGGTCAATAAAACTTTCTGGAATTATACTAGACTCATCTTTAAGAAGGTCTATTACCTTAACTTCTAGAGATGGTTGATCTACCTTGTTGTATAAAGGCTCTTCAAAAGGTATATTAATATGTACGGGACCATGTTGTGAGATAGAAGTGTTGATTGCTTTATTGATCAATCGCTCATTAGTCGCGATACCTTCTTGATCTTCTACAGAATTAATAACTTCTAGCTGTGTATCAAATAAAATATGATTTGCAAATACATGTTGCTGCCTAATAGTTTGACCATCACCTATATCAATTTTGTGAGATGGACGGTCTGCACTGAGAACTAATAAGGGAATTTCAGAGTAAAAAGCCTCTGCAATAGCTGGATAATAATTAAGTAGAGCGCTACCACTGGTGCAAAGAATTGCCACTGGCTCTTGCAATTGCTGCGCAATACCCAATGCTACATGAGCTGCACAACGTTCATCTACAACGCTATAACAATTGAAAAAATCATTTTCTGAAAAACCTATTGTTAATGGAGCATTTCTAGAACCAGGCGAGATAACGATGTTTTTTATACCTCTTTCTTTACATAAAAGAATGACTTGCTGAGCATGAAGAATTTCTGGATACATATACTAACAAAGGTACTAGCCAAACTAGTTGCAGACAACTTCCTTAACAGCTTCTTACCAAAAATAAATCTTCTTTAAAAGTGAATAATTAAAAATTGAGACAGCAATAGCCTGGCAAATCTATATAATCATACCTGTTTTAAGGAAGATATCTTAATTTTTAATCATTAAATTAATTAAATAAACAGTTCAATCAACACTTAGACTATTCAATAAGTCTTTTTATCTAGAAAACAAGCTGTTTCAAAAACTAATAAAGAACTTTTAGAAAATCAATATTGTTTATTTAAAATATTATGTCGATCTTTAAAATTCAATAAAGAGATCCAACCTATGATTATATTTAAATACCTTGTTTTTTATTCGTTTGTAGGAATATATCAAAGTGCAATTTTTACGAAGTCTATCTTCGGTAAGGTCTTCTCTTATTTTAGGGCAATGAACGAAAGTCGTAATGAACAAGGACAAGTAGTCGGATTTAAAACTACTCTCTTAAGAACTGCTTTTAGAAGCATATTGTAATTTAAATTATCACAACAAGCTTTTCATAGTAAACAGTTTTTGAACTGTTTCTTCATATTCTAGAATAGGATCACTCTTTGCAGTAATACCACCACCTACATATAAGTATGCTTCATCATCAAGTAACTGCATACACCTTAAGTTTACGTAATAACTCGCTTCACGTTCTTCTACTATACCCAAGTATCCAGTATAAAAAGAACGGTCATAACCTTCATTATCCTTGATAAATTTTTGCGCAGCATCTCTAGGCAAACCACAAACCGCAGGTGTAGGATGCAATGCCTCTATATAATCTTCTTTTCTAGATGGATCAATTAACGCATTGATATCAGTTTTTAAATGTACTAAGGTACCAGCTTGTGCTGTTTGAACTAGTGATTTTTTGATATGTGAAACACCTTTTGCTTTTAGATTTTCTACAATGAAGTCGGTTACTAATTTTTGTTCTTCGATCTCTTTTTCTCCCCAAACATGATCTTGATTTGGATTGAATACTGCAGTTCCAGCAAGAGACATGGTTTGTAAATTTTCACCTTTTATTACTGCTAAAATCTCAGGAGTTGCGCCCATCCATTTTCCTACTTTTGGATGGTGAAAAAAGTAACAATTTGCTGCCGGATATTCATTGAGCAAAGCTTCTAAAATCTCAAGATCCGATGATCGTTTTGTAAAACTTTCCACACGAGACAGAACGACTTTTTGAACGGTAGATTCCTTGAGCATGTCCACCGTTTTACGCACCATATTTGCATACCTTAATTTCTCTTTTTCATCAATCAAATGAGTTGCATTCAGTAGCTTAGAAGAAGTGTTACTTGAATTTTTAAACTTAAATTCTTTATACTCTTCAGAAGGTATAAAAACCTGATCTTCTGAATTTTCAAATTTTGAAAAAACACCATAAGTCATGTTGTCAGGTGCTGTTTTATGCCATTTTTGATCTCGCTGTGAGAGAATGCGCACAGTGCTTTGGTTTGCTTTTCTAAGTAACAGAAAAGGAAGCTTATTATCGACTAGATTTTGTAGGTATGAGAGTAAGTTTTCGCGCAAGCGGTAAAGTAATAAGAGTTAAAAATACAGTTATTTTTTTAGAGCAATAGTGGTCAGTTTACAAATGGAAATAAGGCGCTGCTCTTCATCAGTAATTTTGATTTCCCAGAGTTGAGTTGTTCTTCCTTTATGTAAAAATCGAGCCGTTGCAAAAACGTATCCATCCTTCTTCGATCGAGTATGATTTGCACTTATTTCAAGACCACGTATTGCAAAGTTTTTAGTATCTAAAAACATATAGCTTGCGGCACTTCCTACTGACTCAGCTAGAGCAACGCTAGCACCTCCATGAAGCACTCCATCTGGTTGATGTACTTTGTGAGTGACTGGCATTCTAGCTGTCAAATAATCTTCTCCTACATCGACATAGTCTATGTCGAGAGTTTCCATGAGCGTATTCTTGCAAATCGCATTACAGCGCTGTAGTATTTCTTCTTTGTCCATATCTTTACCAAAAATAAGGCATAGAATAGAATTAATGGTTAAAATAGTATCTTATACACACACAAACTCCTACGAGACACTTTTTGAACTGACAGATGAAACGCAACATATTTGGGTATGTTTTCATGGATTGGGTTACTTATCTACCTATTTTAAAAAATATTTTGAGAATTTTGATTCGGTTAAAAACTATGTCATCATTCTTCAAGCACCTTCTAAGGCTTATATAGGTAAGGGTTTTAAACACGTAGGTGCTTGCTGGCTTACAAAGGTGGACACGCATCAAGAAATGCAAAATAACCTCAACTACATCAATAAGGTTTTAATCTCAGAAAAAATCGAACAAGATCCACGTGTAACACTTTTTGGTTATTCTCAAGGTGTTTCTATCGCTACTAGATTTTTAAAACAACACCACTTCCCTATTACATCGCTTATTATGCACAGCGGTAGTATTCCTGAAGAACTTACCAAAGAAGACGGTTTGCATTTTAAGAAATACTGTTCTCGATTTATTCACATTGCTGGAACAAAAGACGAATATTCTAATGAAGAAATCGTCGAAAGAGAAAAAGAAAAAATAGAATTGCTATTTGGTACAGATTGTGAGATATACCGACCTGAAATAAAGCATGTCGTTCACGTTCCTTTACTTGAAGAAATTGCTCAAAACCTATAACTATGGAAATTATCTTTGCTACTCATAACGAAAACAAGCTTAAAGAAGTACAAGTTTTAATGCCTTCTCATGTAAAGCTTGTTAGTCTTAAAGACTTAGGTTTTGAAGAAGACATACCAGAAACAGCCGATACTATTGCTGGGAATGCTATACAGAAAGTAGAATACCTCAGAAATCGATTTGACTTACCCATTTTTGCAGACGATACTGGTCTTATCGTTGATTCTCTAGACGGCGAGCCTGGAGTATACAGCGCTAGATATGCTGGAGAGCAAAAGAACAGTGAGGATAACATGGACTTACTACTAGATAAGTTAACAAACAATAACGATAGGAAGGCACGTTTTATCACAGCCATTGCGTTACATTTGAACCATTGTCAAACCTTGTTTGAAGGCATTTGTGAAGGAACTATTCTTAAAGAACGTAAAGGAGATAAAGGCTTTGGATACGACCCTATCTTTCAGCCAGACGGTTACACAAAATCATTTGCACAAATGACCTTAACAGAAAAGGGTGAAATAAGTCACAGAGCAAAGGCTTTAAGCAAACTTATAGACTACCTGAAAGACGTTAATTAAAATATAAATCCCTATTAAATAAGTGCTTTAGCTTATTTTTATACCACAATATGAAACTACACTCTTACATTCTATTTTTTTGTTTTGGCTTATTTATCTCATTTAGTAACGCTCAAGGCGAAAAGGAAACAACCAAAAAGACCGAGACCACTCCTACTAAGGTGAAAGGAAAAGTTCTGAACGCAAAGGATAATACCATTCTTGAAAATGTTAACATATTGAACCTTAACCAGATTAAAGGTACCACAACCAATAAAGAAGGTGTTTTTCAAATTACTGCTAAAGTTAACGATACCCTATATTTCTCGTACTTAGGTTTTGAAACGATAAATGTACGAGTAACAGAAGACTGGTTAAAATTTGGTGATGTTACCATATCTATGACCGAGCAAGGTATTGCACTAGATGAGGTTACCGTAACCGAAACCTCGTTGACTGGCTTCTTAGAGATAGATGCAAAACGTGCCCCTATTTATGCTACAAGAAGGTATAAAATTAGTGGTTTGCCTAAAGGTTATGAAGCAGGAGATAGTGAGCCTGGAGCGATTACTAATATTTTAGAAAGTGTTTTTAACCCTGCAGACTTCTTGTACAATACTTTTGGTAAGAAGGGAAAATCCATGCGTAAACTACGACAAGTAAAAGAGCAGGACGAGATCAGAACCTTATTGCAAAGTAAATACGACAGAGAAACCTTAATGAATCTGTTGCAATTAGATAAATTAGATATTGATGCTATTTTAAGAAATTGTCAGTATTCTAAAACTTTCATAGAAACGGCAAATGACCTTCAAATTTTAGACGCCATAAGTGAATGCTATGAAGAGTATAAAATCTTGAAAAGCTCTAAAGAAAAGAATAAAAAATAACCAAACTTCAATCAAGTGAATTTAAAAAATGTATTATTAATTGCTCTAGCTTCTACCTTAATTATAGGATGCAAAGGCATGAGAGGAAAAGATGGCAAACCTGGTAAACCTGGCGCCGATGGAACAAGCTCAAAAGCAGTTCTAGATTATTCTAAGGTAAATGTAATGGATTATGCTAATACCATTACACTAGAAGAGCTAGAAGAACAACTCTATTATTATGCTAGCGATGAAATGGAAGGTCGTAATACTGGCTCTCCTGGACAGAAAAAAGCGGTGAATTATTTACGAGACCAATACAAAAAAATGGGAGTTCCTGGCGGCGGTCAGTATGGCGATTATTTTCAAATAGTTCCTGGTAAAGCTTTTGGGAAACCAGAATTATCTTCAGAAAACGTGCTAGCTTACATAGAAGGACGTGAATTTCCAGATGAAGTTCTTGTAATTTCTGCACATTTAGATCACGTAGGTATGAAAGACGATAAAGTCTATAATGGTGCCGATGATGACGGGAGTGGTACCATCGCTCTTCTAGAAATTGCTGAAGCTTTTAAACAAGCTGTTAATGATGGCTATGGACCGCGCAGGTCTATCTTATTCTTACACGTGACTGGAGAAGAAATAGGATTGAAAGGAAGCAAGTACTATGCAGATAATCCTATTTACCCTATGGAAAATACCATAGCAAATCTAAATATCGATATGATAGGAAGAATAGATGCTGACCATAAAGATAATCCTGATTATGTTTACTTGATAGGTAGTGATATGTTATCTCAAGAGCTACATGATATGTCTGAGGCGGCAAATAAAAGTTCTATGAACATGAATTTAGATTACAAATACAACGGTAAAGACGATCCTAATCGTTTTTACTACCGTAGCGATCACTATAATTTTGCGAAAAATGATGTTCCCGTAATTTTCTATTTTAATGGAACTCATGAAGATTACCATAAACCTACAGATACTCCAGATAAAATAGAATATGAACTCTACCAGCGCCGTGCTAAATTGATATTTGCTACCGCATGGAAAGTTGCAAATGCAGACGAACGTCCAGCGTTGAAATAAATAGAGCTGCACTCCTATATAATAAAAGCGCAAATTCTATAATTTGCGCTTTTTTAATTTCTAATCCCTTTTAAAATTGTTTGAATTAAAATACTTCTCAGCAAAAGCAATTGTATTTTTCGGTTCGATCGCTTTTATTATTACAGTTTTGAACAGCGTTTTGATGGTAATTTATTTAATAGAACAAAACGTTGTTATACCTAATTTAGAAAGAAATTTAGAAATGGGAACATTTTTAACACCGATCAGTTTATTACATTTATGGAGTCCAAAAATTTTAGAAAAAACCGTCTCAGTTGATTTTTTTAAAAATAATTCGTTTGATCAACAAAAAGAATCAATCAGTAAACAGGTTAATAAAAAACAAACATGCAGTAAAGTGATAATTGGAATATGCTATATAATTCTATTGCTCGCTTGGCTTAAATTTCTGACATAAAAAAGGGTATGATCATAATATATCATACCCTTTTTTGTGATCTAGCTTTCGCGAAAGCGAGATCTAAATTAATCTGTTTCTACACCAGCAAACTCTTGTTGAATAGCCATTCTAAGACGTCTGTAATAATCTTCTTCTAGCCAGTCTTTATAGTTGTTAGTATTGTTGATTATACAATACGCATATCGCCTGATGCGATCTTTGATATCTTCCTTCAATAATTTTGCAAGGATACGAGCATCAAACACATCCTCACTATTCTCTACACACCATTGTACGTGCTGTGCGATCGACTCATCGAGAACGTCTTTAGACTTGCGCCCTTCTTTGGTAATGCGTTTATAAGCTCCTTTAATATCAAAAGTGAAGTCCTTTGTATTAGGAAATTCAGCTTTTGTGGCTTCTGGCATCTGGTAAACAAAATTACGCTCGATCTCTTCATCAGAAACGATGTTCTCCACATAGAAGTCTGGAGATCTAAAGACTTGTTGCCAGTCTACTGGCTCATTCCATAAACCAAAACGTGCTACGTTGTTTCCTAAATCAATAATTTGAAATTCTTTCTTGCCATCTAAGATACGAGAACCACGACCTATCATTTGGTAATATAAAGTAAGCGACTTAGTTGCACGATTTAAAATAATACATTCCACACTAGGTTCATCAAAACCTGTAGTCAAAATACTTACTGAGGTAAGAACAGCATCAGGTTTGTTTCTAAACCATCTAAGAATTTCTTTACGTTCTTCCTTTGTATTGGTATTATCTAAGTGACGTATTTCTATTCCAGCTCTTCTAAAGGTATCTTCTACTTCAATACTAGTTCTAATACCATTATTAAAAATAAGCGTCTTTTTACCTTTTGCGACTTCATTGTAGGATTGTAATAACTTATCCTGCATTGTCACCGCGGTATACAACTTCTCACTACTCTTTACAGTATAATCACCATTCATACCTATTGTAAGACCACTCAAACCTACATCATAAGTATGCGTTACCGCTTGAGCTAGGAAACCTTGTTCTACTAAGGAGGTAATACTATTTCCCACGATAAGCTCTCTATAATTGTCCTTCATAGGCAACTTGAAATTAGAACTTAAAGGAGTAGCGGTTACACCTAGCATAAAGCAGTGGTCAAAATACTTAAATAGTTTTCTAAAACTATTGTAATGCGCTTCGTCAATAATAACTAGACCTATGTCGTCTAGTTCTAGTTTATCATCTTGAATACGATTGTTCAAGGTTTCTACCATGGCAACGAAACAATCAAAGTCCTTTTGATCGTCAAGCTCCTTTACCTTAGAATTAATGACTTTATTTTTTACATTAAAGCCATTGAGCATTTTTGAAGTTTGCTTACACAACTCGATACGGTGAGTAAGAATAACCACTTTCTTACCTTTATCTCTTATGTACCTGCGTACGATCTCAGAGAAGATAACCGTTTTTCCTCCACCTGTAGGCAACTGATAGAGCAAATTGTAATCGTCTGGTTTATTGTTAATACGGTCAAAAACCGCTTCCAGATCGCGGTTTTGGTAATCGTATAAAGATTTTATTTCAGTTTCATTTTTCATAGACAAGACTCTGGATTTTCATTTTTGAGATTTGCAAAAGTACTTCTTTTTTAAGGTTCTTAACCTTTGTTTAGTGTTAAGAAAACCAGATTATTTTAATTCGTAATACTTTAACGTAGTTAAAGCCGTTAAAATCTTAATTTTGCAAAGAGGAAATAAAATTATTTTGGATCAATCTACAACAAAGAAAAAACCCTGGTTTCAGCCAGATCGTGCTCATAAGTATTACAAGCTTACTGGGTTCTATACTTTTGTCATAGACAGTATTAAAAAGTCTATGCCTCCAGTACTTATCGTGGTTGCTATTCTTGCTGCACTTCACTTCTTTGTAATGGATATCAACGAAGCGCTGGAGCTTGCTGTAGAAACTTTACCAGATTATGGAGTTCTTGCTTTTTTCTATGTTTCTGAAACTGTTTTAGGATTAATACCGCCAGAATTATTTATAGCTTGGGCAGGAGAAACCTCCACTCCTATTATTAATTTATCCCTAATCGCCTTATTCTCCTATTTAGGAGGATTCACTTCTTACTGGATTGGAAGACGTGCCTTGAAAATTCCTAGCCTACATAATTACTTAGAAGTTAAAATGGCTAAACAACTGGTAATGGCGAGAAAATGGGGCGGCGTTTTAATAGCCGTAGGTGCTTTATTACCTCTACCCTTTTCTATGGCAAGTCTAGTCGCAGGTATGTTGAGTTACCCAGTTAAAAGTTGGGCTCTAGTAGGGTTGTTGCGTTTTGTGCGTTTTGCACTTTATGGTGCTGCTATATTTGCTTTAGTCTAAATGGAGGCATTACTAACGTGAGTCAAAAACAGAAATCTGTCTTTTATTTCATCTAGTCACTATTTTATGCGCATTACTAGATTCTATTCATTGCAGTTAACTAAAATTACGATATAAAAAAACCGCTCAAAATGAACGGTTGTATATAAAACATCAAATTAGAAATGTGATCTAATTTTCTTGTTCCTTAAGTTTTGCTTCTTTCTTTAATTTTCTCTTTTCCAATGCAGATCCTGTAATCCAATACGGTATTGCAAACAAAGTCAAAAATAACATCAACCAAAATCCAATGGTAAGGATTCCTAAAAATGCTAAAAAGCCTAAATACTGATCAAATTCGAACATAATACTTCTGTGTTTGCTGCAAAGATACAGACTACTATTTAAAAATAAAATATCTCCGTCAGATTTATTAACAAAATCCTGTTTATAAATCAAAAGTCCCTTTTTTTTAGCTAATTAATCAGCTTACTATCCTTAATCTACTTGGATAATGCTTTTGTTAATCTCGCTTTCGCGAAAGCGGTAAAAAGAAATTGCACATACCTGTTGTTATAATTCTCTTTAAGAACCACCTTATAAAACGTACAGGTTTTATATTTGTAGAAAATCAGTTTACATGAAATATAGAATAGAAAAAGATACGATGGGGAACGTTGAAGTTCCTGCAGATAAACTTTGGGGAGCGCAAACACAACGTTCTCGCATGAATTTTAAAATAGGTCCTGCTGGTAGTATGCCACTGGAAATAGTTTATGGTTTTGCCTATTTAAAAAAAGCAGCGGCTTTTACTAATTGTGATCTGGGCGTTCTAGAAGAAAGTAAACGAGACCTTATTGCCCAAGTTTGTGATGAAATCTTAGACGGTAAACACGATGATCAATTCCCGCTTGTGATCTGGCAAACTGGTTCTGGTACACAATCTAACATGAATGTGAATGAAGTAATAGCAAATCGTGCTCATCAACTTGCTGGTAAGGTTATAGGTGAAGGAGATAAAACCATACAACCAAATGATGACGTGAATAAATCACAATCTTCTAACGATACATTTCCAACAGGAATGCACATCGCTTGCTACAAAAAAGTTGTAGAAAGTACCATTCCTGCGATAAAGCAATTGCGCAATACATTACATAAAAAATCTATAGACTTTAGCGAGGTTGTAAAAATAGGACGTACTCATTTAATGGATGCTACTCCACTTACCTTAGGTCAAGAGTTTTCAGGATATGTTTCTCAACTGGATCACGGTATTATTGCTTTAGAAAATACCCTAGCTCATCTGAGACAACTAGCCTTAGGAGGAACTGCGGTAGGAACTGGTCTTAACACACCAGAAGGTTATGATGTAAAAGTGGCAGATTATATCGCACAATTTACCGAGTTACCATTTAAAACAGCCGACAATAAATTTGAAGCTCTTGCTGCTCACGATGCACTTGTAGAAACTCATGGCGCATTAAAGCAAATTGCCGTTTCATTGAATAAAATTGCTCACGATATAAGAATGCTAGCTAGTGGTCCTCGTAGCGGTATAGGAGAATTAATTATTCCTGCAAACGAGCCTGGAAGTTCTATCATGCCAGGAAAAGTAAATCC is drawn from Nonlabens dokdonensis DSW-6 and contains these coding sequences:
- a CDS encoding DEAD/DEAH box helicase; translated protein: MKNETEIKSLYDYQNRDLEAVFDRINNKPDDYNLLYQLPTGGGKTVIFSEIVRRYIRDKGKKVVILTHRIELCKQTSKMLNGFNVKNKVINSKVKELDDQKDFDCFVAMVETLNNRIQDDKLELDDIGLVIIDEAHYNSFRKLFKYFDHCFMLGVTATPLSSNFKLPMKDNYRELIVGNSITSLVEQGFLAQAVTHTYDVGLSGLTIGMNGDYTVKSSEKLYTAVTMQDKLLQSYNEVAKGKKTLIFNNGIRTSIEVEDTFRRAGIEIRHLDNTNTKEERKEILRWFRNKPDAVLTSVSILTTGFDEPSVECIILNRATKSLTLYYQMIGRGSRILDGKKEFQIIDLGNNVARFGLWNEPVDWQQVFRSPDFYVENIVSDEEIERNFVYQMPEATKAEFPNTKDFTFDIKGAYKRITKEGRKSKDVLDESIAQHVQWCVENSEDVFDARILAKLLKEDIKDRIRRYAYCIINNTNNYKDWLEEDYYRRLRMAIQQEFAGVETD
- the fumC gene encoding class II fumarate hydratase; protein product: MKYRIEKDTMGNVEVPADKLWGAQTQRSRMNFKIGPAGSMPLEIVYGFAYLKKAAAFTNCDLGVLEESKRDLIAQVCDEILDGKHDDQFPLVIWQTGSGTQSNMNVNEVIANRAHQLAGKVIGEGDKTIQPNDDVNKSQSSNDTFPTGMHIACYKKVVESTIPAIKQLRNTLHKKSIDFSEVVKIGRTHLMDATPLTLGQEFSGYVSQLDHGIIALENTLAHLRQLALGGTAVGTGLNTPEGYDVKVADYIAQFTELPFKTADNKFEALAAHDALVETHGALKQIAVSLNKIAHDIRMLASGPRSGIGELIIPANEPGSSIMPGKVNPTQAEAITMVCARIMGNDTTVTVGGMQGHFELNVFKPVMAAAVLESAQLIGDACISFDENCAVGIEPNKETIKSLLDNSLMLVTALNTKIGYYKAAEIANKAHEEGTTLKAAALDLGYVTSEEFDEWVKPEDMVGHR
- a CDS encoding YqaA family protein, yielding MQRGNKIILDQSTTKKKPWFQPDRAHKYYKLTGFYTFVIDSIKKSMPPVLIVVAILAALHFFVMDINEALELAVETLPDYGVLAFFYVSETVLGLIPPELFIAWAGETSTPIINLSLIALFSYLGGFTSYWIGRRALKIPSLHNYLEVKMAKQLVMARKWGGVLIAVGALLPLPFSMASLVAGMLSYPVKSWALVGLLRFVRFALYGAAIFALV
- a CDS encoding M28 family metallopeptidase, with amino-acid sequence MNLKNVLLIALASTLIIGCKGMRGKDGKPGKPGADGTSSKAVLDYSKVNVMDYANTITLEELEEQLYYYASDEMEGRNTGSPGQKKAVNYLRDQYKKMGVPGGGQYGDYFQIVPGKAFGKPELSSENVLAYIEGREFPDEVLVISAHLDHVGMKDDKVYNGADDDGSGTIALLEIAEAFKQAVNDGYGPRRSILFLHVTGEEIGLKGSKYYADNPIYPMENTIANLNIDMIGRIDADHKDNPDYVYLIGSDMLSQELHDMSEAANKSSMNMNLDYKYNGKDDPNRFYYRSDHYNFAKNDVPVIFYFNGTHEDYHKPTDTPDKIEYELYQRRAKLIFATAWKVANADERPALK